The genomic stretch GGCCCAATAGCAGAGCTGGACCGGGGCTGCAACTAGCCCCTGCTGACCCCTGGGCAGTGTACCCCTGCTTGTTCATAGACCCCGAATTGTTCTCAGGGAAAGCCTCAGAAGACCTCCTCTTTGCTGCCCTCGTGATTCCCAGTTTGGACTGGGACCGCACTGCACCCTCCATTTGTGTCTGATTTCAACTAAACCCATCGCAATTGTTTGTGCTGCATTTGTGCCATTAACTGTCATTTGTGTTGCTTTATTTTCTGAAATATATTTGCTTACATGgtgatgtcatttcattttctatGAGGATAATACATTAGATTGAAAACTGGACAATATGGCTCTATTGGGCCATGCCGACTACCCACTTAATACCCGTTCCCCCCAATGTAAATAAGAAACCTACGGCCCTGTTCCAAGCTATGTCTCAAAGTGTATTTAAGTCTTGCGGGCATGGTTACACGGCGACGCGCAGCAGAACCGTAGCTGTTGGGGGCGGGGTTACGCGGCGACGTGCAGCGGAAGCGTGGCTGTCGGGGGCGGGGTTACGCGGCGACGTGCAGCGGAAGCCAGTCCATGCTGCTCTGACTTTGATCTGAAACATGTCCGTCCTATAGCACGTTACTATTAGCAGTTTCTCAGCATGTCTCTTCCATTTTTGCGAGCGGTTGTGTCACGTCAATGTTGCCGACCTACCTTGAAGGGTCTGTCGCTGCAGGTAACTACTATATATGTTTGCTTTATTTGAAATTTCCGTCTATCGTGCCGTTTGTGAGGATGCTACTTTTACTAGATTATATTGCACTAGCAGTCAACAGATCCCATTCTTTTTTTCTCGTTAAGGCGCATTAATTTAATTCCAAAACCTACCGTTTCGTTGACTTGACATAGTCTCTGGTGTCAGGCCATGTTATACTATCGAACTTGGAGTAGGTAGCAGATCAGCCCGCTGCGTTAGGTTGATGCTGGCTCTGTTTTGGCAGCGTCTTCTTCAAAGCGGACGCTCCTCCGTGACAGCCCAGGTTCTGCCAGCGGCTGCTTCGGTGCCCAACGCAGCCACTAATCGCATTGTCGGGAGATGGCTGGTGGGTTGCAGCGGCTTGGTGGTTGGAGCCGTGGTCCTTGGTGGAGTCACCAGGTTAGTTTTGAATTTTCCGATCTACATTCCCCGTCTTTAGTACTACTGTTTGTTTATTAACTCGCGTTTTATCATGCTGCTTGACTGATGTAGGGTGGTATCattgaacaaaaatctgcttaTCTACTGTGCTTGCTCCTGTCACCAGGCTGACCGAATCAGGTCTGTCCATGGTGGACTGGCACCTGGTCAAAGAGATGAAACCCCCACAGACAGATGCTGAGTGGGAAGCAGAGTTCCAGAAGTACCAGCAGTACCCAGAGTTTAAAATGTGAGTGGAGAATGTGAAAATTATCCTCCCGTAGCTCCCAAGTCTGTACTCATTACACTTGTGCAATGTACAGTATGGATAACAGCAAAGCTATGGTATACATGGAGTAAGTACACACAGAGGGTGGTCAGCTGGTCCTTGTTTTTGTGCAGACTGAACCATAACATGACCCTATCAGAGTTCAAGGCCATCTTCTACATGGAGTGGGGACATCGCATGTGGGGCCGGCTGGTGGGGCTGGCCTACATTCTGCCCATGGTGTATTTCTGGAGGAGGGGCTACTTCACACGCTCCATGAAGGGATGCGTACTGGGTCTCTCCGGTCTGGTCACATTCCAGGTATGGCTGGGCATCCCATTAGCACAGTAGGGGGCGACGGCTGTGCAGCTGCTCTGTGCTTGTGGTTTGTCCGCAAAGGGTGCGAGTTAGTTTAAAAAGCTGCTGACTGGGTTTTAACACTGGACACGGTGAGAGGTTATTCCACTTAATTAGCAATAAAGTGGCCTGACAGGGTGTGACACACCTGCTCCTGTCAGACAGGAGGGTCCCACTGACCGTGGTGTTCGCCGACATCCAGGGCCTGCTCGGCTGGTACATGGTAAAGAGTGGCTTGGAGGATAAACCGGAGTCCTACGACGTGCCACGTGTAAGCCAGTACCGACTAGCTGCTCATCTGGGCTCAGCGCTCCTGCTGTACTGTGCCAGCCTCTGGACGGGGCTGTCCCTGCTGTTGCCCGCACAGAAGGTACCTTCCCTCTGCCCCATTCATTCTGAGGCCTGGTCATCCACACCTGTAAATCTCAAACCTAACACTGATGTCTCTCCCCCTCCTGGAAGCTGCCAGACTCACGCCATCTTTCCATGCTCCGTCGGTTCGCCCGTGGGACAGGAGGGCTGGTCTTCCTCACAGCCCTCTCAGGTGAGGAGGTTCTGGAAACACATGGGAATCCCCAGTGGTGGTGCATGGGCCTGCATCCTTCTTGCTGGTCTTTCACTCCTGTGTCTAGATTAACCAGCCATGAttctcctgtcagttttaaataTTTGATATTTAATTGTAAGACGTGACACTTGGACAGCCTGGTACTCTGTGCACTGCTATAGTTAACCTGTCGCTGCTGAACCGAATGCCTATGAACCAAAGGCAGTGGCCTTCTTGCACCGGTTAGTGACTGACGGTGCCACCGTTTCCAGGGGCATTTGTGGCTGGCCTGGATGCTGGCCTGGTCTACAACTCCTTCCCCAAGATGGCTGATCGCTGGATCCCCGACGACCTGCTGGCCTTCTCCCCCATGCTCAGGAACTTCTTTGAGAACCCCACCACAGTGCAGTTTGACCACCGTGTCTTGGTGAGTGCCTGGCTTCTCCAGCCCTCCAACGCCGGGAGGGGAGGCTGTTGACCAGAAGGTGTCTTTGTGTTTGGTCGTAGGGCATCGCCACGGTGGCAGCCATCACGGGTCTCTACTTATTCTCCAGGAAGCTGCTTCTGCCCCGAAGGGCTAAGATGGCCCTCAGCTGCCTGCTAGCCGTGGCCTACGCCCAGGTGCGTTTGCAGAAATGCCCCATTGGCTGTGCCATGTAACTGTTAAAGGGGGCTCATGTGTGCACTCTCCCCTACGTGTTCCCAGGTTGGTTTGGGCATCAGCACCCTGCTCCTGTATGTGCCCACACCTCTGGCAGTGACTCACCAGTCCGGCTCGCTGGCATTGCTGACGCTGGCCATCTGGGTCCTTGCCGAGCTGCGTAAGGTGGCCAAGTGAATGCCTGACTCGGCCTTGGTGCTGGGCTGCCGCCGACTGCTGTGACCgggatggacccccccccccctatttaTCTGAAGACCTCCTGCTGTTTGACAGCCCAGTCTACTTACTGTTTCCGGCCTTTTTCCTCACGTAATGAATCACTCCACCTCTGGTATTTAAATTGCCGTCTCAGATCCTTCTTCTAACTGCAGCTGGGAGTGTTACACCTCTATCCTTACAGGACTTATCCTGAAATAAGGGCCACAGGCGTTGTGCTTTTATGACGGGTAGTGATGATttcagtcgggggggggggatctcccCGTCATCTTGGGCCCTCAGATCTAACATTTAGCCCATCGATCTGACTGCACCTCCTTCTCAGGCCTAGTAAAGGTGTTCATAGACTGCAGTCAGAAATGTGTATAAACACTGCCGAAGAGCTAAATTATTACTTATTCTGtgaatgtgagaaataaaatttttGCTTTTTGAATTTCTGGGCATGTTACTtttcctgctgtctgtttgTCCATATCAGCTGAAACGTCTGCGTCCGCGTGATGCAGGTGACATCGTTCTTGTGGTAAATTGCATTTTGGTTGGCAAAGCACTGCAGCAGAGGTGGCTGTACTTCTGGGCTTTTGGGCATGACCAAGGGCTGAACGATTTGGCCGTGATATCTAATCACGATCTTTCTGACCAGATATTGCAATTTGATTTGCGATCTATTTGCACCGGTAAAAAAATCAATTGCTGAAAATATCGCTTTTAAATgtgaatagatagatagatagatatagatagatagatagatagataggaaagaactttattaatccctcagGAAGGTTCCTCCAGGAAATTCATTACTTGCGGACCAGTTATGTACATCCCTGAACATTAAAAATTATCACAAAATCTGTGTTATATTAAATAAACTAATAAAAATTGAAAAAACAGTTCCAGTATGAAAAAATAGGGATCTGCTGCTAGTGCTGCTTGGACTCCTAATAATAGGAACTTTCTGTAAACAATCTCTGACCCTGAAACAGGCAGGTGATTCACTTATAGCTCAGCAGAGGAATCAATATTTTTCACACCATGAATGTAAGTTTCACATATTTGCTGTTTGTTGCCCATATACACAGTCACCTTGGACCACTTATGATTGGTGAAAATGACTCACAAGGAGGACGGCATAAATTTGTAAAACTCTCATGACAGTTTTAAACCCTGGGTCAGACTTGCTATATGATGCATACCCTAAATCGCAGCCCTTGCAATTTACTAATTATGTTGATTTAAAATTGATGAATCGTTCAGCCCTGGCACAACCCCTTACCAGAGAGCAGCCTGCCTGTAAGGGACAGAGTCACGCAGAAGCACAGCAGCTGTGGTTTTATTTTCATGTCTGTACAAAATATGGCCAAGAAACACCAAGCATCCTGTTAGGCTTATTGGACACACAGTAAATGCAGTTGGCCTTTGTCTAGCTTACATGCAGATATATACAGGGGCCACTTACGGTCAGTTAGCTAGCAAGCGTTTGGCGCACCTTCCCCTATGCTCCTACGGAGAAAAACAGGGTGACTGTTTACCTGCCTTACTTGGTTAAATGGGTTTTCCAAAATCTCAAAAACAGCATGACGAACAGTGCCCTCTGGCTTGGACCTGCTCCCTAAATAAAAAGCCGTTTGTGATCCAGAGTGTGCCTGACTGGAGCTCACAGCCAGCCCCCTAACCCCAGAACACCACCCGTCTCAGGGCGGGCTGCTGGATAAGTTGCCACTTCCACACAAGCGGTCCTTCACTCACTACGAGAGTCTTGCTGTCTGAATGCACGGGCCGTACATAGACACCTATCCCATGGCCAAAAGAGGACGACTCGTATCTTGCTCATTGTGGCGGTCCTGAATGGGTCAGAGTTACGAATAACATGCAGTTTTGACACAGCACGTCATCTGGACCAGACCAAAGAGCAACACACAGAGGTGAATTCTTCATCGTCCCCTGGGCCTCTTACATAAGATTCTGGGGTGAATAGGTGAAAGCGCTGCACCATGGTGAGTGAGCACAAACAGCATGCAGTTCAGGGGAAGCTGGGAATTCCCTATCGGGGATAATTTATAGCTTTGTTTGCTGCTGATTTGCTGGCAAGGGGTCCTGCTGCCAGGCCAGCATTCCTAACGTGGGcaggtatcagaaaaaaaagaaagaatcccACACACAAGAGCGTTTCCCAACTGCTGGCTCTGATTCGCCTGTCTCTAGCAAAGAGATGAACTGAATGGAAAAATGCCCTTGTCCcatggaaagggggggggattCTAGCTATGGCTGTATGGGGTGCTGTGGGTCAGTCCGTACGCTAGGGGCTTGCCTGCCCACATCCTTCAGCCATCGCCATGGTGACAGGATCTAGATGATGCTGTCGAAAAGCTGCATAGACTGCATGATGTTGTCATCCTAaagaggggggggcagagagacagggaaaAGTGAGAGAGGCCCCCTCGAGGCAGGTCCGAAAGGGCCGCACGATCAGTCTAAAATCAGCAGGGCCTCAAGCTTCCAGCGTCTACCTTCTGGCACGACTCGATGAACTCCTCGATGGTTACTACTCCGTCATTATTCCGGTCCATTTTCTGAGAGGGAGACATACCAAAGCGCCACAGGTTATTCTTGGTGAAACCAGCAAAGAGCTCTAAGCATCAGCAGGGGTTTGAATATCTATAAAAACCAAAGGGAGAAGCAACAGAAGGATTATGGCACAGTATGGCCACGAGGAACAACCACACAGGCCCTACCAGAGATGCCAGAGCAATGTGTCTACAGTGCAATCGTATGTTTTCAATGTCTGTGTGGGCAGCAGGCTCTCACCTTAAAGAAACTCTCCATGTGCTCCCTGGGGGTGTCCGCATGCAAACAGGGACAGGTATACTTCCCCATCATGTCGTAGATGGACCTCATGACGTACATCATCTCCTGTGAAGTGGCAACACACCAGCTGAACCCAGACTGCCCCCCCGGGCTgccgcgtgtgtgtgtctgcttacGAAGAAAGGTACCTCTTTGGTGATGCAGCCATCTTTATCGAGATCATACAGGTTGAAGGCCCAGCTGAGACGGTCGTTGATAGATCCTCTGAGAATAATGGACAGGCCTGTGACAAAGTCCTGGGCGAGATTAGACAGAACAGCAGGGATGTCTGCTTAGGAGAACATAAGGGGCCAAAAATACAATCACACGAGCATGATGGACCATGCCAATAAAACAACAACACCTTCTGAAAAGGTCTCACCTCAAAACTGACGCACCCATTCTTGTTAGTGTCAAAGGCttcaaacaggaagtgggcataTGTACTGGAATCTGGAGGAAAGGAGCATATTGCCCATATATTCACAAGTCAATTGTGTTATTTTCCGCCCATCAGAAGATGGCGCTGCACAGCATTGTGGCATCTTGCTCATTCCCGTCTGGAGGCTGGAGTTCACAAGCTGGGCTACAGAAGCCACAGCTGGTTCAGGGGACACTCACCACCCTGGGGGAAGAACTGGGAGTAGATGAGCTTGAAGGTGTCCTCGTTG from Brienomyrus brachyistius isolate T26 chromosome 3, BBRACH_0.4, whole genome shotgun sequence encodes the following:
- the LOC125739425 gene encoding cytochrome c oxidase assembly protein COX15 homolog, producing the protein MSLPFLRAVVSRQCCRPTLKGLSLQRLLQSGRSSVTAQVLPAAASVPNAATNRIVGRWLVGCSGLVVGAVVLGGVTRLTESGLSMVDWHLVKEMKPPQTDAEWEAEFQKYQQYPEFKILNHNMTLSEFKAIFYMEWGHRMWGRLVGLAYILPMVYFWRRGYFTRSMKGCVLGLSGLVTFQGLLGWYMVKSGLEDKPESYDVPRVSQYRLAAHLGSALLLYCASLWTGLSLLLPAQKLPDSRHLSMLRRFARGTGGLVFLTALSGAFVAGLDAGLVYNSFPKMADRWIPDDLLAFSPMLRNFFENPTTVQFDHRVLGIATVAAITGLYLFSRKLLLPRRAKMALSCLLAVAYAQVGLGISTLLLYVPTPLAVTHQSGSLALLTLAIWVLAELRKVAK
- the LOC125739517 gene encoding Kv channel-interacting protein 2, which translates into the protein MMTLDGLEIIAVLVVAALFVKVLEQFGLFEPVGGEDSLEDDFELSTVCYRPEDLDKLQELTRFTKKELQVLYRGFKNECPSGVVNEDTFKLIYSQFFPQGDSSTYAHFLFEAFDTNKNGCVSFEDFVTGLSIILRGSINDRLSWAFNLYDLDKDGCITKEEMMYVMRSIYDMMGKYTCPCLHADTPREHMESFFKKMDRNNDGVVTIEEFIESCQKDDNIMQSMQLFDSII